The DNA sequence CCCGTTCCCAGTGGCTTGACACGATTAAATAATGCCAGATACACGAGGAAACTTACTGATGCTGAACTAGATTCTTTCAAAGCCAAAATCGCGATGCGGGTAACAATAGCTGCATTGTGTGACAATTACGACCGCCTGGGAGAAGTCTTTTTAGCGATGGTTCCTAAAAATCAATCTACTTACACAATTAGTGATCCGAACGTCAAAAGAATTGAGATAGGAAGATACATCACACCGTTCATGAATAAAAACAGAACTCCGTCAGAGGTTCCTTATACTTATGATATCAGTAATCTTTACAGTGTTTTTCATGATACAGCGTTACGCAACACCTATGATTTCTATATGGAACTGGATGTTTTTGGTGTTCCATATGCAGCACAAACTCAGGTTTCCGGCTGTTCAGGGAGAATTGATGTTTTTTCCGGAACCCTTACTTTTTTCTCAACGGATACCGGAGCAACTCCTTCAGATTCCAACAATCTTATTCCCATATTAAGTTACAATAAACTCAATAACTATAACAGCACCGACGTTACAGGAGAAACCGTGAGAATTGTCACTTTCAATCTCCCAAACCCTGTGACTAACGCCCGTTTTTTTGTAATATCTACCCCTCATGGTGCCAACAGTGGCGGTGAAGAATACATCAGAAGACAAAACTATACTTATATAGATGATGTACAGGTACTCACTTACACTCCTGGAGGAATTTCATGTGAACCTTACAGGGTATATAACACCCAGGGAAACGGAATCTATGGATCTACTCCTAAAACTTTCGCAGACTGGACCTCATGGAATAACTGGTGTCCCGGAAATTCAGTTCCTATCAGAGAATTTACACTTCCAAGCTTAACGGCAGGCAATCACACTTTGAAACATACGATACCGACAGCTGTTTTCAACCAGCAGCAGGGAGATGTTATGTTATCAGTTTATATGCAGGGTAAAAGCAATGCAGTCTTAAATGTAAAAGATATCAAAACTGTAGACGTAAACATATATCCTAATCCTACTTCTGATTTTGTACACATACAATCAAAAACAGATGTAACCTCAATAAGTCTATTCAATGTAGAAGGAAGAAAACTTATAGAAACTTATAATGAGAACAAAGTAAATCTTTCCCCATACAGCACTGGAATTTATTTTTTAAATATTGTTCTAAAGGATGGAACCACATTTAAACATAAAATCATCAAAAAATAAAACTGACTGTAAAACCATATAGAAAACAGAACAATAAAGCCTTCCTGAATCTTTTTACAGGAAGGTTTTGTGTAAAAATATACATCTTATACGTTTTGTAAAATTAAACGTAAAAACATCATAATAACACTAAAAATTTGTTGGAAAAACAACCTAAATCTATCCTTTTTCTGAAAAGTTAAAAAACTTTAACTTCAATCCTTTACCCAAAAAAATTGTCATTTCCAGTTTATTAAACTATTTTTGGTGATTAAAAATTTTGCAAAATGAATTATCATTTTCAAGCGCACAGACAGGTAAGAAAGAACCTTTTAGACGTCCTTCAGAACACATCTCATGAAGATCTGATCCTGATTCCGGATGGTTTCAACAATAATATGTACTGGAATATTGCCCATACTGTTGCTACACAGCAGCTTTTGCATTATTACCTAAGCGGAAATCCTTTCCGTATTGACAAATATTGGATCGAAACTTACAAAAAAGGAACTTTACCGAATTTAAATGTTCAGAAGTCGGAAGTGGAAGATTTAGAATTTTTACTTACGGAAACTTCGAAGATTTTAATGAAGGATTATGACAGTGATTTCTTCTCAGACTACACTCCTTATACAACAAGTTTTGGGATGGATCTGAAAAGCATTCAGGATGCCATTATCTTCAACAATATGCATGAAAGCCTTCACTACGGATATTTGATGGCACAGAAAAGAGCAATTTTAGGAGAGAAGTATTAGATTCAAGGTTCTTAGTTTAAAGTTTAAGGTTATGGCAACAATCAATAGATTTGAAGACTTAAAGATTTGGAAGTTGTCCCGGGAGCTTTGCAATGAAGTTTATCATATCATTGAATCTACCAACCTTAAGAATAATTTTAAACTTTGTAATCAAATTGATGGATCCTCAGGATCAGTAATGGATATATTGCTGAAGGATTGCGAAATCTTCGTGCGGAGAAACCAGATCACAATTGTATCGGGTTTTCGAAAGAAATTTTATTTCGCAGGAAAAATTTGAAACATTAATTGAGCAGACAGAAACTTTAAGTAGAAAGATAAGCTCTTTTATAAAATATTTAAATACAACAGATTTAAAAGGAACAAAGTACAAACCTTAAAATTCAAAAATTCACATAGTAAGCCTTGAACTTTAAACGATGAACTTTAAACCTTAAACATAAAATTTTAAACAACTCAATGAAAGACGATTTTATTTTCGGGCTGCGTCCCGTGATTGAAGCAATTGAAGCGGGAAAAACGATTGACAAGGTCTTTGTGCAGAATGCACTTCAAGGTCCTATTTATGCTGAACTAAAAGCAATTT is a window from the Chryseobacterium indologenes genome containing:
- a CDS encoding DinB family protein yields the protein MNYHFQAHRQVRKNLLDVLQNTSHEDLILIPDGFNNNMYWNIAHTVATQQLLHYYLSGNPFRIDKYWIETYKKGTLPNLNVQKSEVEDLEFLLTETSKILMKDYDSDFFSDYTPYTTSFGMDLKSIQDAIIFNNMHESLHYGYLMAQKRAILGEKY
- a CDS encoding peptide-N-glycosidase F-related protein, with the protein product MYKRLFFSSIFIANLALSQTTMTNVISDAVYYDGYAATVSNPVPSGLTRLNNARYTRKLTDAELDSFKAKIAMRVTIAALCDNYDRLGEVFLAMVPKNQSTYTISDPNVKRIEIGRYITPFMNKNRTPSEVPYTYDISNLYSVFHDTALRNTYDFYMELDVFGVPYAAQTQVSGCSGRIDVFSGTLTFFSTDTGATPSDSNNLIPILSYNKLNNYNSTDVTGETVRIVTFNLPNPVTNARFFVISTPHGANSGGEEYIRRQNYTYIDDVQVLTYTPGGISCEPYRVYNTQGNGIYGSTPKTFADWTSWNNWCPGNSVPIREFTLPSLTAGNHTLKHTIPTAVFNQQQGDVMLSVYMQGKSNAVLNVKDIKTVDVNIYPNPTSDFVHIQSKTDVTSISLFNVEGRKLIETYNENKVNLSPYSTGIYFLNIVLKDGTTFKHKIIKK